Proteins found in one Muntiacus reevesi chromosome 2, mMunRee1.1, whole genome shotgun sequence genomic segment:
- the THAP8 gene encoding THAP domain-containing protein 8 isoform X2 yields the protein MGREHWVPSCHQHLCSEHFAPSCFQWRWGVRYLRPDAVPSIFSRAPPAQRQQSSRSTEKPIVPPPLQATPSLAPGPAVPAPGPVQLLMLGPASGAPEAPATVFLTPLSLPPAPAGLRPGASAQHPRAGLGAALGALQRRVRRLQRRHEQHQARLRALEQLARQLQARVHWGRLCALPRPEESQAFTIICGGPDIAVVLAHGPAPPTLDAKPELLDTQTPSA from the exons ATGGGCCGTGAGCACTGGGTGCCCAGCTGCCACCAGCACTTGTGCAGCGAGCATTTCGCCCCCTCTTGCTTCCAGTGGCGCTGGGGCGTGCGCTACCTGCGACCCGACGCCGTGCCCTCCATCTTCTCCCGAGCGCCGCCCGCCCAG AGGCAGCAGAGTTCCCGAAGCACGGAGAAACCCATCGTGCCTCCGCCTCTGCAGGCGACCCCATCCTTGGCCCCAGGCCCCGCCGTCCCGGCCCCTGGGCCCGTACAGCTCTTGATGCTGGGGCCAGCCTCTGGGGCCCCCGAGGCTCCAGCCACCGTGTTCCTGACGCCCCTGTCGCTTCCGCCGGCTCCCGCGGGGCTGCGCCCTGGAGCATCAGCCCAGCACCCCCGGGCCGGGCTGGGCGCGGCGCTGGGCGCGCTGCAGCGGCGGGTGCGGAGGCTGCAGCGGCGCCACGAGCAGCACCAGGCGCGGCTGCGGGCCCTGGAGCAGCTGGCGCGGCAGCTACAGGCGCGGGTGCACTGGGGCCGGCTGTGTGCG CTCCCTCGACCTGAGGAATCCCAAGCCTTCACCATCATCTGTGGAGGGCCTGACATTGCTGTGGTCCTTGCCCACGGTCCTGCACCTCCCACGCTGGACGCCAAGCCTGAGCTCCTGGACACTCAGACTCCCAGTGCATAA